Part of the bacterium genome is shown below.
CTGAAAAAGGAATAGATGTCTTTTTTCTTTATGTCAACTTTGTTAGCGACAAGGATTACATCCTTGCCCTTTTTTCTTAACCATTCTGCAATTTCTTCGTCATGGGGTAGTAGGCCTGTAGAAGCATCGACAACAAATAGGATGAGATCCGATTCTTCAACGGTTCTCTCAATCTTCTCTTTGACCTTTTCCCAGATTAAGTCTTCTTCTGGTGGGTAGAGACCTCCGGTGTCTGTTAGGTAAAAGGGAATTTCTGCATAAGACACCAGTTTTTTTATTCTATCTCTTGTTAGTCCGGGTTTTGAGTCGGTAATTGCAAGAGGCTTTTTTATAAGGCGGTTGAAAAGGGTTGATTTTCCCGTATTAACTCTTCCTACTATGGAGACCTGTGCGTATTTTTTCATATTTGACCCTGAATTAGTGATTTTTTGAGCTCCTCCACAGTGTTAAAGACTTTAACACCTTCAAATTTTTTCAGTTTTTTCAAATTTTCTCTGTCTATTCTCCTCATAAAAAGCGTGTGTTTTCTCCCACTTCTTGTTTTGAATTCAATTATTTGCTTACTATCGCTGGGTAGAACATAAATTGGGAGTCTTAACTTTCCGCCTTGGCTGAAAATATTTGTAATCAGAGTGTCACTTATTCCATGAACAATTTTTGCAATTGTATTTGTGGAGCAAGGGGCAATAACAATTTTATCAAATTTACCTGAAAAGAGTTTTGTGATAGTGAATATTGAGGTATTATTTTCGTCATTTATCTTATATCCTTCGAGTTTTTCAACGATT
Proteins encoded:
- a CDS encoding flavoprotein — translated: MFLNEVIELICEIDKEKIEIFLSKSAAEILMRYKIVEKLEGYKINDENNTSIFTITKLFSGKFDKIVIAPCSTNTIAKIVHGISDTLITNIFSQGGKLRLPIYVLPSDSKQIIEFKTRSGRKHTLFMRRIDRENLKKLKKFEGVKVFNTVEELKKSLIQGQI